Proteins found in one Fulvitalea axinellae genomic segment:
- a CDS encoding IS4 family transposase yields MTKLKPAKRLESQFEYTKLQTLITSEPELKKLNKARLKLLCYLITSLIKVQKVGFRHLSEGYDSGATVTSNMRRIQRFFAKFEFPEEGFSRLIIRMIPVKGKYRIAIDRTNWKFGKRNINLLFLCVVYKGVGIPLIWKVLGDKKGNSSTAERKDLLGKFIEWFGSDMIEHITADREFIGEEWWEFLLEHGIPFYIRIKENALIGLRGGRFVNARRLFAPHKLKVAYFHPTSVTIAKVKVYVSGMKYIENGKLEYLILASPKNTRESLEIYRERWQIETMFRGFKSAGFNLEDTHLQDYGRINKLLCVIAIAFIWSYNIGIFKHDEEKPIKIKKHGRRAKSFFSYGLEEIAHALINKVETKIERLSGLFLSCT; encoded by the coding sequence GTGACCAAACTTAAACCCGCAAAACGATTGGAAAGCCAGTTCGAATATACAAAACTACAGACCTTAATTACCAGTGAACCCGAGTTAAAGAAACTGAATAAGGCCCGACTAAAACTGCTTTGTTACCTGATAACCTCGTTGATCAAAGTCCAAAAGGTTGGTTTCAGACACCTTTCGGAAGGATACGATTCGGGAGCTACGGTGACGTCCAACATGAGGAGGATTCAGCGTTTCTTTGCCAAATTCGAATTTCCGGAAGAGGGCTTTTCCCGGCTTATCATCAGGATGATTCCCGTCAAAGGGAAATACCGGATCGCCATTGACCGGACCAACTGGAAGTTCGGGAAAAGGAACATCAACTTGCTGTTTCTCTGCGTTGTATACAAAGGCGTGGGTATTCCGTTGATATGGAAAGTGCTTGGGGACAAGAAGGGGAATTCGAGCACAGCCGAACGAAAAGACCTACTCGGGAAATTTATCGAATGGTTCGGTTCGGATATGATCGAACACATTACGGCGGACCGGGAATTTATAGGCGAAGAATGGTGGGAATTCCTGCTGGAACACGGGATCCCTTTTTACATCCGCATCAAGGAAAACGCGTTAATAGGATTGCGTGGCGGAAGATTCGTAAACGCCAGGCGATTGTTTGCACCCCATAAGCTGAAAGTCGCCTATTTTCATCCGACTTCCGTGACGATCGCCAAGGTGAAGGTGTATGTTTCGGGAATGAAGTACATCGAGAACGGAAAGCTCGAATACTTGATCCTCGCGTCTCCGAAAAACACTCGGGAAAGCTTGGAGATTTACCGTGAACGCTGGCAGATAGAAACCATGTTCAGAGGCTTCAAAAGTGCGGGCTTCAACCTTGAGGATACGCATTTACAAGATTACGGAAGGATAAACAAGTTGCTGTGTGTCATAGCAATAGCGTTTATCTGGTCGTATAATATCGGGATTTTCAAACACGATGAGGAGAAGCCGATCAAGATCAAAAAACACGGGAGAAGGGCGAAAAGCTTTTTCTCGTACGGCCTTGAGGAAATAGCCCACGCTCTGATTAATAAGGTCGAAACGAAGATCGAGAGATTATCAGGGCTATTTTTGTCATGTACTTAG
- a CDS encoding terminase gpP N-terminus-related DNA-binding protein gives MGKYDEIREVAQGLYIKGKLSKKKIAEFVGVTDKTLRTWVEKHAWDQLKEAQSVTRQQLLADAYAQLKAVNKAVQDRGGVPDKALTDAKSVLRKEIEQLSDSPLHLYVEIYTEVSEWLVEQRPDKAGEVSKLFLEFLDQKNESA, from the coding sequence AAGAGAGGTGGCGCAGGGCCTCTACATAAAAGGGAAGCTCTCCAAAAAGAAAATAGCCGAGTTCGTGGGGGTGACGGACAAAACCCTCCGCACGTGGGTCGAAAAACATGCCTGGGACCAACTCAAAGAGGCCCAAAGCGTAACCCGCCAACAGCTTCTGGCCGACGCTTACGCGCAACTAAAGGCCGTAAACAAAGCCGTACAGGACCGGGGCGGGGTGCCCGACAAGGCGCTCACCGACGCCAAAAGCGTACTGCGCAAAGAGATAGAACAGCTCTCCGACAGCCCGTTGCACCTCTACGTCGAGATATACACCGAAGTCTCCGAATGGCTGGTGGAACAGCGTCCCGACAAGGCCGGAGAGGTCAGCAAGCTGTTTCTGGAATTCCTCGACCAAAAAAACGAATCCGCATGA
- a CDS encoding phage virion morphogenesis protein, with product MRDFIQNIKALQDYINTEALDDIGDEAVSHYKKSFRDEAFSDKSEKDMPWQEVKRRQGNKRKKRAANTRKILTGDTGDLGRSIDYRKENRAVVITNPKIYAKVHNEGGKAGKTEFTMPKRQFIGPSLILNRKLKSRLTRNFKRILK from the coding sequence ATGCGAGACTTCATCCAAAACATAAAAGCCCTCCAGGACTACATCAACACCGAAGCCCTCGACGACATCGGGGACGAAGCCGTGTCCCACTACAAAAAATCATTCCGGGACGAAGCCTTTTCCGACAAGTCCGAAAAAGACATGCCCTGGCAGGAAGTCAAACGGCGCCAAGGCAACAAACGGAAAAAGCGCGCCGCCAATACCCGCAAGATCCTCACCGGCGATACCGGCGACCTCGGGCGCTCCATCGACTACCGCAAGGAAAACAGGGCCGTAGTCATCACCAACCCGAAAATATACGCCAAAGTCCATAACGAAGGGGGCAAGGCCGGCAAAACGGAATTCACCATGCCCAAGCGCCAATTCATCGGCCCCTCGCTGATACTCAACAGGAAACTAAAATCCAGACTAACCCGAAACTTCAAAAGAATACTAAAATGA
- a CDS encoding LA_2272 family surface repeat-containing protein — MKKISIIFVMMVFSAFQAIAQEEPVKEKKGVQVSFGYPVGSAGRNSTDYINNFSFNILYGINGGLNGAEIGGLMNVNDGNVNGFQMAGLMNMNSGRVKGATIAGLSNISRKGYSGVVVAGVLNYTQEASTGLGFSPANILTDSLTGAQIGMFNYADRVKGLQFGAFNYVRNSAEVQIGHLNYTREENGVQVGLFNLARKGGGVQVGLFNYQGEGEDGTSIGLFNIVKDGYYALEVSANESIFANLAYKMGTEKFYTIFTAGYSSYNSKPVYSTGLGFGGMVKLAENQRLAIDATANNVVYDNNWDTDDDGINLLNKLDLSYRYRLGKFSAFAGPSLNVYVTRQKVDGRYGTINIPYTLNDHESDHTKVFMWVGFNAGLSLRL; from the coding sequence ATGAAAAAGATATCGATAATTTTCGTGATGATGGTTTTCTCCGCTTTCCAGGCTATAGCGCAAGAGGAACCGGTAAAGGAAAAGAAGGGTGTGCAGGTGAGTTTTGGGTATCCAGTCGGGAGCGCAGGCCGAAATTCAACGGACTACATCAATAATTTCTCATTCAATATTCTGTACGGGATAAACGGTGGTTTGAATGGAGCCGAAATAGGAGGGCTAATGAATGTTAATGACGGAAATGTGAATGGTTTCCAAATGGCAGGCCTGATGAACATGAATTCCGGCAGAGTGAAAGGGGCGACGATCGCGGGCCTGTCGAATATCAGCCGGAAAGGATATTCAGGAGTAGTGGTAGCGGGTGTGTTAAACTATACTCAGGAAGCGTCAACAGGTTTGGGTTTCTCGCCTGCCAATATCTTGACCGATTCATTGACCGGTGCGCAAATAGGTATGTTCAACTACGCCGATAGAGTTAAAGGTTTGCAATTTGGTGCCTTTAATTATGTTAGGAATAGCGCTGAGGTACAAATTGGACACCTGAATTATACCAGAGAAGAAAATGGTGTGCAAGTGGGCTTATTCAATTTGGCCAGAAAAGGTGGTGGTGTGCAAGTAGGCTTGTTTAACTATCAGGGCGAGGGAGAAGATGGTACGTCGATCGGTTTGTTCAACATCGTAAAGGACGGATACTACGCCCTGGAAGTAAGCGCTAACGAGTCGATATTCGCCAACTTGGCTTACAAAATGGGTACGGAGAAATTCTATACCATCTTCACGGCCGGTTATTCTTCATACAACTCAAAACCCGTTTACAGCACTGGTCTCGGTTTTGGCGGAATGGTCAAATTGGCTGAGAACCAACGCTTGGCCATTGATGCAACGGCTAATAACGTGGTCTATGACAACAACTGGGATACGGATGACGATGGCATCAACTTGCTTAACAAACTTGACTTGAGCTACCGTTACCGGTTGGGGAAATTCAGCGCTTTTGCCGGCCCTTCGCTTAATGTTTATGTGACACGCCAGAAGGTTGATGGGCGCTACGGGACAATCAATATTCCATACACGCTAAACGACCATGAAAGCGATCACACGAAAGTGTTTATGTGGGTGGGCTTTAACGCCGGTCTTTCACTCAGGCTGTAA
- a CDS encoding phage protein Gp36 family protein — translation MYITETDLQQHRYPELIDAVSRDDPNFVLANIGRAEREADGYLNQKYDTAELWAQTGEDRDPIVKGLVIDLTLYHIYSVAEEVPIIIRERYDYAKTALKEIRKGETLLTGVPLLADKERDPDPQILYGHRSNRY, via the coding sequence ATGTATATCACCGAAACCGACCTACAGCAACACCGGTACCCCGAACTGATCGACGCCGTCAGCCGGGACGATCCCAACTTCGTCCTGGCCAACATCGGCCGGGCCGAGCGGGAAGCCGACGGCTACCTCAACCAAAAATACGACACCGCCGAACTCTGGGCCCAAACAGGCGAAGACAGAGACCCAATCGTAAAAGGGCTTGTGATCGACCTCACGCTATACCACATCTACAGCGTAGCCGAAGAAGTCCCCATCATCATCCGCGAGCGATACGACTACGCCAAAACCGCGCTGAAAGAAATCCGAAAAGGCGAGACCCTGCTGACAGGCGTCCCCCTGCTCGCCGACAAAGAGCGGGACCCGGACCCCCAAATCCTATACGGCCACCGCTCCAACAGATACTGA
- a CDS encoding IS701 family transposase, with protein MKRRDGFELYTDYLIASRGQATSTGLSASLDNQIPHDYFSDLLKQPDMDQKAFWKEVKSFARSIEGEEAVLSIDDCIVHKPHSSENDIVAYHFDHTVGKAVKGINSLNFLLSNTVEGQTVNCPVAYEIVHKTVKYIDKNGKEKRKSEKTKNEMVLEVLHRLNFLNKLVFRYILFDTWFTASDTLKYIHYKLKKVFVCPLKSNRNIAMSEKDKNEGKFIHVSDAPIESGQVKRVWVKGVDFPVTLAKQVFTNRDRSTAEQWLVTNGENMAFEDIVAIYQKRWKVEEFHKSLKQNTMLGKSPTKMEITQLNHIFASMIAYIKLEKLKVKEKLNHFAIKSKLYLKMIKAAMEELDALRSA; from the coding sequence ATGAAAAGGAGAGACGGATTTGAATTATACACGGATTATCTTATTGCCAGTCGAGGGCAAGCCACCTCAACAGGGCTCTCAGCATCTTTGGACAATCAGATTCCCCATGATTATTTCAGCGACCTCCTCAAGCAACCGGACATGGACCAAAAGGCTTTTTGGAAAGAGGTGAAGTCTTTCGCCAGGAGTATTGAGGGCGAAGAGGCGGTTTTGAGTATCGACGATTGCATTGTCCACAAGCCTCATTCCTCGGAAAACGACATCGTAGCTTATCATTTCGACCATACTGTAGGCAAAGCGGTCAAAGGGATCAACTCCCTTAACTTTCTTCTGAGCAATACCGTGGAAGGACAAACGGTTAACTGTCCGGTCGCTTATGAGATCGTCCACAAGACGGTGAAATACATAGACAAGAACGGGAAGGAAAAGCGTAAAAGCGAGAAAACGAAAAATGAGATGGTACTGGAAGTTTTACACCGTCTAAACTTTCTGAACAAACTGGTTTTCAGGTACATTCTTTTCGATACGTGGTTCACCGCCAGCGATACGCTGAAGTATATTCATTACAAGCTCAAGAAGGTTTTCGTTTGCCCGCTGAAGAGCAACAGGAATATAGCAATGAGCGAAAAGGACAAAAACGAGGGCAAATTCATTCACGTTTCGGATGCGCCTATTGAAAGCGGTCAAGTGAAGCGGGTGTGGGTCAAGGGAGTTGATTTTCCTGTCACGCTCGCCAAACAAGTCTTTACAAACAGGGACCGGTCGACCGCGGAACAATGGCTGGTTACCAACGGGGAGAACATGGCTTTCGAGGATATCGTAGCGATCTACCAAAAACGGTGGAAAGTCGAGGAGTTCCATAAGTCGCTCAAGCAAAACACGATGTTAGGCAAGTCTCCCACAAAGATGGAGATTACCCAATTGAACCACATCTTCGCTTCCATGATCGCCTACATAAAACTGGAAAAACTGAAGGTTAAGGAGAAGCTGAATCACTTTGCGATAAAATCAAAATTGTATTTGAAGATGATAAAGGCTGCCATGGAAGAACTTGACGCCTTGCGGTCGGCCTGA
- a CDS encoding S24 family peptidase: MLDFFERLDKFFKYKELNDNKVTLQAGISNGIIGKGRKRGSLSLDNISKILYTYPELNANWLLTGTGEMVNIPDGAMILNPHVLKSDNAVDRQSIPLYSVEATAGLVNLFDSNQTPSVIDTIKIPNLPKCDGAVFVMGDSMYPLLKSGDIVAYKQIQNFKDGMFWGEMYLISVEVDGEEYVSVKFVQKSDLGDDYIKLVSQNTYHQPKDIHLSKVRALAIVKASIRLNSMS; the protein is encoded by the coding sequence ATGCTAGATTTTTTCGAGAGGCTAGACAAGTTCTTTAAATACAAGGAGTTAAATGATAATAAAGTTACGCTTCAGGCAGGGATATCAAACGGTATAATTGGAAAAGGGAGAAAAAGAGGGTCATTATCGCTAGATAACATATCAAAAATACTATACACGTATCCTGAGCTAAATGCCAATTGGCTTTTAACAGGCACTGGTGAAATGGTCAATATTCCTGATGGGGCCATGATCCTAAACCCTCATGTCTTAAAATCAGACAACGCTGTTGATCGGCAGTCAATCCCCTTGTATAGTGTTGAAGCAACAGCGGGCTTAGTTAACCTTTTTGACTCCAATCAAACCCCTTCCGTTATAGACACGATTAAGATCCCCAATTTGCCTAAATGTGATGGGGCCGTATTCGTTATGGGAGACAGCATGTATCCCTTACTTAAAAGCGGAGACATTGTAGCTTACAAACAAATACAGAACTTTAAAGACGGAATGTTTTGGGGGGAAATGTATTTAATCTCTGTTGAGGTTGACGGGGAAGAGTATGTGTCTGTTAAGTTTGTTCAAAAATCCGATTTGGGGGATGATTACATTAAACTTGTCTCTCAGAACACATACCATCAGCCAAAGGATATTCATTTAAGCAAGGTTAGGGCTCTTGCTATCGTAAAAGCTTCTATTCGCCTTAATTCAATGTCCTAA
- a CDS encoding cellulase family glycosylhydrolase — MTKKFFSYALLALALALGFSANAQDRWSKERINDWYAKQPWMAGANYVPASAINQLEMWQEASFDPERIDRELGWAEDLGFNTMRVFLHHMLWEQDQKGFIKRINKYLKIADKHGIRTMFVLLDDVWHPYPNLGKQPAPLKGVHNSGWVQSPGRNILERPDRWDELEGYVKGILKHYANDKRVVFWDLYNEPGNTNGNSYGGGGKKIELPNKRKYSLGLLKKVYKWAREVNPSQPLSIDVWTSVGKKIEQMSAIDRFAYENSDVINFHCYSSAATTEKTIKELSKSGRPLVCTEYMARPHGDGTFQNVMPVLKKYNVVAYNWGFVAGKSQTNYPWSSWQKPFENEPKLWFHDIFRENGEPYKQAEVDFIKRTTGKQTL; from the coding sequence ATGACAAAGAAATTCTTTAGCTACGCGCTTCTCGCCTTGGCGCTGGCCCTCGGATTTTCGGCCAATGCCCAAGACCGCTGGAGCAAAGAGAGAATCAACGACTGGTACGCAAAACAACCCTGGATGGCCGGTGCCAATTACGTGCCCGCCAGCGCTATCAACCAATTGGAAATGTGGCAGGAAGCCAGCTTCGATCCGGAGCGTATCGACAGGGAACTTGGCTGGGCCGAGGATTTGGGCTTTAATACCATGCGCGTGTTTCTGCACCATATGCTGTGGGAGCAGGACCAAAAAGGTTTTATAAAAAGGATCAACAAATACCTGAAGATCGCCGATAAGCATGGGATCCGCACCATGTTCGTGTTGCTTGACGACGTGTGGCATCCGTATCCTAATTTGGGCAAACAGCCCGCGCCACTCAAGGGCGTGCACAACTCCGGTTGGGTACAAAGCCCAGGCAGGAACATTCTGGAACGCCCTGACCGCTGGGACGAACTGGAAGGTTATGTAAAAGGAATCCTGAAACATTACGCCAACGACAAACGCGTGGTATTCTGGGATTTGTACAACGAACCCGGAAACACCAACGGCAACAGCTACGGTGGCGGAGGCAAAAAAATCGAACTTCCGAACAAGCGCAAATATTCGCTCGGTCTGCTGAAAAAGGTGTACAAATGGGCCCGTGAGGTAAACCCTTCACAACCGCTTTCCATTGACGTATGGACATCGGTAGGAAAGAAAATCGAGCAGATGAGCGCCATCGACCGTTTCGCCTACGAGAATTCCGACGTGATCAATTTCCACTGCTACTCCAGCGCCGCCACTACCGAAAAAACGATCAAGGAACTTTCCAAATCAGGCCGTCCGCTGGTGTGTACGGAATATATGGCTCGCCCCCACGGCGACGGCACATTCCAAAACGTGATGCCCGTACTCAAAAAATATAACGTAGTAGCTTACAACTGGGGATTCGTAGCAGGAAAATCGCAGACCAATTATCCTTGGTCCAGCTGGCAAAAGCCTTTCGAGAACGAGCCAAAGTTATGGTTCCACGATATCTTCCGCGAAAACGGCGAACCGTATAAGCAAGCCGAAGTAGACTTTATCAAGCGTACGACCGGCAAGCAAACGCTTTAA
- a CDS encoding phage portal protein family protein codes for MSKKVTKRRLKKNSVNIIDLSLSNVDRSYKGIKEWRRAIESATSVTNPIRRSLYDLYEEITLDLHLTAVLEKRRNKVVNQPIHFFSADGKENDEIKKLIETEAFEDMLKDILDSRFQGHSLLWFDAVADGKINYQLIDRRHVRPETGQVVKYIYDDKGIDYTRPPYSNYCLTAGKTKDLGLLSKAAVAVIYKKGDVADWALFAQIFGMPFREYIYDDPSTKAQLEQVAKEQESASYIVRPRNSEFNVHDTGSKTGSSGLYKDLAQFCDDQMSKLILLNTMTTDAQGGNYKGEVHAQSEQEVAEADKRFILRILNEKFRTVLANFGYAVEGGTFAYDDKVKMSPKEQLEFDIKFNRIAPLDEDYWYETYNRPKPKKKPETQKETEKAKPEEKNLNDTSGKLTLSAPETPNATTPSQSSAPSLDPNPSPSQGSGLVTTPTVRLQPDTPARQTGFLSEVLQTLKNIFQKTELNDQIETLYGHTCHPPINLADTPALFDTSQIIEDALADVYAGGAPENISPALWKLTFDRLNEAVSEGLAQAGYDLADEAFEQALSDNNAVFSAFKAHQQQKELAALLRDQNGKLKSFSAFKRDTADVIGKYNKKWLRTEYNTAVSRARSAAQWKGFQAWKKTNLRWTPSRSAFPEAVHKSFWNTVLPMDDAFWKNHFPGNRWNCKCDWEATDAEATERPKILKEHKPDKGLEGNPGQTLTLFSEKHPYVTNTKKKDRPAITKQAKDLQNNNNQ; via the coding sequence ATGAGCAAGAAAGTAACAAAGCGCAGACTGAAAAAGAACAGCGTCAACATCATAGACCTAAGCCTCTCCAACGTTGACCGCTCCTACAAAGGCATAAAAGAATGGCGCCGGGCCATAGAGTCCGCCACCAGCGTCACCAACCCGATCCGGCGCTCCCTCTACGACCTCTACGAGGAAATAACCCTTGACCTGCACCTTACCGCCGTCCTCGAAAAACGGCGCAACAAAGTCGTGAACCAGCCCATACACTTCTTCAGCGCCGACGGCAAGGAAAACGACGAAATCAAAAAACTGATCGAAACCGAAGCCTTCGAGGATATGCTGAAAGACATCCTCGACAGCCGTTTCCAAGGCCACAGCCTCCTGTGGTTCGACGCCGTGGCCGACGGCAAGATAAACTACCAACTGATCGACCGACGGCACGTACGCCCCGAGACCGGCCAAGTGGTAAAATATATCTACGACGACAAAGGCATAGACTACACCCGTCCGCCATACTCAAACTACTGCCTCACCGCAGGCAAAACCAAAGATCTCGGCCTCCTCTCAAAAGCCGCCGTCGCCGTCATCTACAAGAAAGGCGACGTGGCCGACTGGGCCCTCTTCGCCCAGATTTTCGGAATGCCCTTCCGCGAATACATCTACGACGACCCCAGCACAAAAGCGCAACTGGAACAAGTCGCCAAAGAGCAGGAATCCGCCTCCTATATCGTGCGCCCGCGCAACTCCGAATTCAACGTGCACGACACCGGCTCCAAAACGGGTTCCTCCGGCCTGTACAAAGACTTGGCCCAATTCTGCGACGACCAAATGTCCAAGCTCATCCTGCTAAATACAATGACCACCGACGCCCAAGGCGGGAACTACAAAGGCGAAGTCCACGCCCAGTCCGAGCAGGAAGTGGCCGAAGCCGACAAGCGTTTTATTCTCCGCATCCTCAACGAGAAGTTCAGAACCGTTCTGGCCAACTTCGGATACGCCGTCGAGGGCGGAACATTCGCATACGACGACAAAGTGAAAATGTCGCCCAAAGAACAGCTGGAGTTCGACATAAAATTCAACCGGATAGCCCCCCTTGACGAGGATTATTGGTACGAGACCTACAACCGCCCCAAACCCAAGAAAAAACCGGAAACCCAAAAAGAAACCGAAAAGGCCAAACCCGAAGAAAAAAACCTGAACGACACAAGCGGAAAACTAACCCTGTCAGCCCCCGAAACACCGAATGCCACAACGCCGTCGCAAAGCTCCGCCCCGTCGTTGGACCCTAACCCGTCGCCGTCGCAAGGCTCTGGCCTTGTGACCACCCCAACCGTCAGGCTCCAGCCTGACACACCCGCCCGACAAACCGGCTTCCTGTCCGAAGTCCTCCAAACATTAAAAAACATATTCCAAAAAACCGAACTGAACGACCAGATCGAAACCCTGTACGGCCATACCTGCCACCCGCCAATCAATCTGGCCGACACCCCCGCACTCTTCGACACAAGCCAAATAATAGAAGACGCCCTGGCCGACGTCTACGCAGGAGGCGCGCCCGAAAACATCAGCCCGGCCCTTTGGAAGCTGACCTTCGACCGCCTCAACGAAGCCGTCTCCGAAGGCCTTGCCCAAGCCGGATACGACCTCGCCGACGAAGCTTTCGAACAGGCCCTGTCCGACAACAACGCCGTATTCTCGGCCTTCAAGGCGCACCAACAGCAAAAAGAACTCGCAGCCCTGCTCCGGGACCAAAACGGCAAGCTCAAAAGCTTCTCCGCCTTCAAGCGCGATACCGCCGACGTAATCGGGAAATACAACAAAAAATGGCTCCGCACCGAGTACAACACCGCCGTATCGCGGGCCAGATCCGCGGCGCAATGGAAAGGGTTCCAAGCCTGGAAAAAGACAAACCTCCGCTGGACACCCTCCAGATCCGCCTTCCCCGAAGCCGTACACAAATCGTTCTGGAACACCGTATTGCCGATGGACGACGCCTTTTGGAAAAACCATTTCCCCGGCAACCGCTGGAATTGCAAATGCGACTGGGAAGCCACCGACGCCGAAGCCACCGAACGCCCGAAAATCCTTAAAGAGCACAAACCCGACAAAGGCCTCGAAGGCAACCCCGGCCAAACCCTGACGCTCTTCTCCGAAAAACACCCCTACGTAACCAACACCAAAAAGAAAGACCGGCCAGCCATAACCAAACAGGCCAAAGACCTCCAAAACAACAATAACCAATAA
- a CDS encoding DUF3164 family protein, protein MEKMDLSAMSAEELRTALAEREKAENREREKREKSWREVKDAFVTKAVGTMLEISGMMRDFKGEAVSNGNALHKEMYEVFGKKEKEGLKQFSLVTEDGMMKLVIDRQERQELDETATVAIETIKEVFRAKFEVRNKTMYNILDGILVKNKKGDYDERLVAKLRKFEGEVDDREFSEALDRLSKSYNTVGSSTYMRAYVWDKERERWDDVPMAFSRF, encoded by the coding sequence ATGGAAAAGATGGATTTGAGCGCTATGTCCGCCGAGGAACTGCGGACGGCGCTGGCCGAGAGGGAAAAGGCCGAAAACAGGGAACGGGAGAAGCGGGAGAAAAGCTGGCGGGAGGTGAAGGACGCTTTTGTGACGAAGGCCGTGGGGACGATGCTGGAGATCAGCGGTATGATGCGGGACTTCAAGGGCGAGGCGGTAAGCAACGGCAACGCCCTGCACAAGGAGATGTACGAGGTGTTCGGCAAGAAGGAAAAGGAAGGCCTGAAGCAGTTTAGCCTTGTCACCGAAGACGGGATGATGAAGCTGGTGATCGACAGGCAGGAACGGCAGGAGCTGGACGAGACGGCGACGGTGGCGATAGAGACGATCAAGGAGGTGTTTAGGGCCAAGTTCGAGGTGCGAAACAAGACGATGTACAATATCCTTGACGGTATATTGGTGAAGAACAAGAAGGGCGACTATGACGAGCGGTTGGTGGCGAAGCTGCGGAAATTTGAGGGGGAAGTGGACGACAGGGAATTTTCGGAGGCGCTGGACCGGCTGAGCAAGAGCTATAACACGGTGGGGTCGTCCACTTATATGCGGGCGTATGTGTGGGACAAGGAGCGTGAGCGTTGGGATGACGTGCCGATGGCGTTTTCGAGATTTTAG
- a CDS encoding ATP-binding protein, which translates to MGINKEQVVAKLRLKVEKYGSQNKAAKSMKGVSPAMVNLMVSGKWDGIGEGMWRKVAAHVGWTAEGWQAVKTGDFKVLETLLEKARTESLVFAVTGEAGTGKSFATRLYASGHKRAYLLQCNEFWNRKYFLMEALGAMGRDSSGLTVSDMMVELVRALKKEENPLIIMDEADKLSDQVLYFFITLYNQLEDHCGIVLLATDHLSKRIRKGLKLNKKGYKEIYSRVNRKFIELKGVGISDVTQVCMANGVDDRDVIREIFNDCEGDLRRVKQKVRAYRQGA; encoded by the coding sequence ATGGGAATTAACAAGGAACAGGTGGTGGCGAAGCTGCGCCTGAAGGTGGAAAAGTACGGCTCGCAGAACAAGGCGGCCAAATCCATGAAGGGCGTGAGTCCGGCGATGGTGAACCTGATGGTTTCGGGCAAGTGGGACGGTATTGGCGAGGGTATGTGGCGCAAGGTGGCGGCGCATGTGGGGTGGACAGCGGAGGGATGGCAGGCGGTCAAGACCGGTGATTTTAAGGTGTTGGAGACGCTTTTGGAGAAAGCGCGGACGGAGAGTCTAGTGTTTGCCGTTACGGGAGAGGCCGGGACGGGGAAGTCTTTCGCTACAAGGCTGTACGCCTCGGGGCACAAGCGGGCTTACCTGCTCCAGTGCAACGAGTTTTGGAACAGGAAGTACTTTTTGATGGAGGCGCTGGGCGCTATGGGCAGGGATTCGTCGGGCTTGACGGTATCGGATATGATGGTGGAACTGGTGCGGGCGCTGAAGAAGGAGGAAAATCCGCTGATAATAATGGACGAGGCGGACAAGCTGAGCGACCAGGTACTGTATTTCTTTATCACGCTGTATAACCAACTGGAGGACCACTGCGGGATAGTGCTTTTGGCTACGGACCACCTTTCGAAGAGGATACGCAAGGGGCTGAAGCTGAACAAGAAGGGCTACAAGGAGATCTACAGCCGTGTGAACCGGAAGTTTATAGAGCTGAAGGGCGTGGGGATATCGGACGTGACGCAGGTGTGCATGGCCAACGGCGTGGATGACCGGGACGTGATCAGGGAGATTTTTAACGACTGCGAGGGCGACCTGCGCAGGGTGAAGCAGAAAGTCCGGGCTTACCGGCAGGGCGCCTGA